Proteins encoded by one window of Ramlibacter tataouinensis:
- a CDS encoding GMC family oxidoreductase, whose product MSRLPDPIREGLARGWRVAGGPHGAVPDRLACDVAIVGSGAGAGISAEILTRAGLKVLLVEEGPLKTSSDFRQLESEAYPSLYQESAARKTSDKAITILQGRCVGGSTTVNWTSSFRTPAATLDHWQRHFGLQRFGNDELAPFFEQAERRLSIGPWLLPPNENNALLRRGAARLGIATAAIQRNVKGCWNLGSCGLGCPTNAKQSMLVTTIPWALDHGAHLLVETRAERLELANGRVTALVCVPASGEGPATRITARHYVLAAGAINSPAVLLRSQAPDPHGRLGQRTFLHPVVLSAAHFDGKVEGWRGAPQTLYSDHFLETQPIDGPIGYKLEAPPVHPVIFATTVTGYGREHADLMRQFPNTHVLIALLRDGFHEQSPGGSVRLRGDGSPQLDYPLTDFVMEGARRALLSMMEIQFAAGARRVLPVHELARPYLDWNEARRAVAALPMKPLLAKIVSAHVMGGCGLAGDPALGVVRPDGVHWQLQNLSVHDGSLFPTSVGANPQLSIYGIVNRLAQDLARRMGGRDAILA is encoded by the coding sequence ATGAGCCGCCTGCCTGATCCGATCCGTGAAGGCCTGGCGCGCGGCTGGCGCGTGGCCGGCGGCCCGCACGGCGCCGTGCCCGACCGGCTGGCGTGCGACGTCGCGATTGTCGGCTCCGGCGCCGGCGCAGGGATCAGCGCCGAGATCCTCACCAGGGCCGGACTGAAGGTGCTGCTGGTCGAGGAAGGCCCGCTGAAGACCAGCAGCGACTTTCGCCAGCTCGAATCCGAAGCCTACCCCTCGCTGTACCAGGAGAGCGCGGCGCGCAAGACCAGCGACAAGGCCATCACCATCCTGCAAGGCCGCTGCGTCGGCGGCTCCACCACGGTGAACTGGACCAGCTCGTTCCGCACGCCGGCGGCCACGCTGGATCACTGGCAGCGGCACTTCGGCCTGCAGAGATTCGGCAATGACGAGCTGGCGCCGTTCTTCGAGCAGGCCGAGCGGCGCCTGTCGATCGGTCCCTGGCTGCTGCCGCCCAACGAAAACAACGCTCTGCTGCGCCGCGGCGCGGCTCGCCTGGGCATCGCCACGGCGGCGATCCAGCGCAATGTCAAGGGCTGCTGGAACCTGGGCTCCTGCGGGTTGGGGTGTCCGACCAACGCCAAGCAGTCGATGCTGGTCACCACCATTCCCTGGGCGCTGGACCACGGTGCGCACCTGCTGGTGGAAACGCGCGCCGAGCGGCTCGAGTTGGCCAATGGCCGCGTCACGGCGCTGGTCTGTGTCCCCGCCTCGGGCGAAGGGCCGGCCACCCGTATCACCGCGCGCCACTACGTGCTGGCTGCCGGTGCCATCAACTCGCCGGCCGTCCTGCTTCGGTCGCAGGCACCCGACCCGCACGGACGTCTGGGCCAGCGCACCTTCCTGCACCCCGTGGTCCTGTCCGCGGCTCACTTCGACGGCAAGGTCGAAGGCTGGCGGGGGGCGCCGCAAACGCTCTACTCGGATCATTTCCTGGAGACGCAGCCGATCGACGGTCCGATCGGCTACAAGCTGGAAGCCCCGCCGGTCCACCCGGTGATCTTTGCCACCACGGTCACGGGCTACGGCCGCGAGCACGCGGATCTGATGCGGCAATTTCCGAACACGCACGTGCTGATTGCGCTGCTGCGCGACGGCTTCCACGAGCAGTCGCCGGGCGGCTCGGTGCGGCTGCGCGGCGACGGATCGCCGCAGCTGGACTACCCCTTGACGGACTTCGTCATGGAGGGCGCTCGCCGCGCCCTGCTGAGCATGATGGAGATCCAGTTCGCCGCTGGCGCGCGGCGGGTGCTGCCGGTGCACGAGCTCGCCCGGCCGTACCTGGACTGGAACGAGGCCCGTCGCGCCGTCGCGGCCCTGCCCATGAAACCGCTGCTCGCCAAGATCGTCAGCGCGCATGTGATGGGCGGCTGCGGCCTGGCCGGCGATCCGGCGCTGGGCGTGGTGCGGCCCGACGGCGTGCACTGGCAACTGCAGAACCTGTCGGTGCACGACGGTTCGCTGTTTCCCACCAGCGTCGGCGCCAACCCGCAGTTGTCGATCTACGGCATCGTCAACCGCCTGGCGCAGGACCTGGCCCGCCGGATGGGCGGCCGCGACGCGATACTCGCCTGA
- a CDS encoding AMP-binding protein → MPKHWLRSYPEGVPQTIDPEQYGSLSQLLEESFRKNAARPFAVCMERWISYADLDRWSSALGAWLQAQGLEPGARVALMLPNIPQFPVAMAAVLRAGFTCVNVNPLYTARELQHQLQDSGATAIVILENFGHTLAEVVESTSVQHVVVASMGDLLGSWYGRWITFAVRHVAKMVPPYRLPLSGGRKVTPFARAVRAGASMPLRPAPQALDSVAFLQYTGGTTGLSKGAVLTHRNIVAAILQAEAWFTPALGKVGDIRRANCIAALPLYHIFALTLCLLTIRWGAHLTLIPNPRDIPKFIEVLKRRPFHLLPAVNTLFNALLQHPQFRSIDFSQLCVSQAGGMAASEGTARAWQKATGCVMVEGWGMSETCAIGTNNPVTASEFSGTIGLPLPGVEIAIKDDAGRSLAVGEAGEICIKGPNVMTGYYLQPEETRMAFTDDGFMRTGDIGAMDDRGYTRIIDRKKDMILVSGFNVYPNELENVISLCPGVLECAAIGVADDKQGEAIKVFVVRSDPVLTEEDVASYCRQKLTGYKLPRHIEFRDELPKSNVGKILRRELRSTKQA, encoded by the coding sequence ATGCCCAAACACTGGCTGCGCAGCTACCCCGAGGGCGTTCCCCAGACGATCGATCCGGAGCAATACGGCTCACTGAGCCAATTGCTGGAGGAGTCCTTCCGCAAAAACGCCGCGCGCCCATTTGCGGTCTGCATGGAGCGCTGGATCTCCTATGCCGACCTGGACCGCTGGTCGAGCGCGCTCGGTGCCTGGCTTCAAGCCCAGGGCCTCGAGCCCGGCGCACGGGTGGCCTTGATGCTGCCGAACATTCCGCAGTTTCCGGTTGCGATGGCGGCGGTCCTGCGGGCCGGGTTCACCTGCGTCAACGTCAACCCGCTCTATACCGCGCGCGAACTGCAGCACCAGTTGCAAGACTCTGGCGCTACGGCGATCGTGATCCTGGAGAACTTCGGGCACACATTGGCCGAAGTGGTCGAAAGCACCTCGGTGCAGCATGTCGTGGTTGCGTCCATGGGGGACTTGCTGGGCTCCTGGTATGGACGCTGGATCACGTTTGCCGTGCGGCACGTTGCCAAGATGGTGCCGCCTTACCGGCTTCCACTGTCCGGCGGCCGCAAGGTCACACCGTTCGCGCGCGCAGTTCGGGCCGGCGCGTCGATGCCGTTGCGACCGGCTCCGCAGGCGCTGGATTCCGTGGCTTTCCTGCAGTACACGGGCGGTACGACCGGCTTGTCGAAAGGTGCGGTACTCACCCATCGCAACATCGTGGCGGCCATCCTGCAAGCCGAGGCTTGGTTCACCCCGGCCCTGGGCAAGGTAGGCGACATCCGGCGCGCCAATTGCATCGCGGCGCTGCCGCTGTATCACATCTTCGCGCTCACGCTCTGCCTGTTGACGATCCGCTGGGGTGCCCACCTCACACTGATTCCCAACCCGCGCGACATCCCCAAGTTCATCGAGGTGCTCAAGCGCCGGCCGTTCCACCTGCTGCCGGCGGTCAACACGCTGTTCAATGCGCTGCTGCAGCATCCCCAGTTCCGCAGCATCGATTTCTCGCAATTATGCGTGTCGCAAGCCGGTGGCATGGCGGCCTCGGAAGGCACCGCCCGTGCGTGGCAGAAGGCCACCGGTTGCGTGATGGTCGAAGGCTGGGGGATGAGCGAAACCTGCGCCATCGGGACCAACAACCCGGTCACTGCCAGCGAGTTCTCCGGCACCATCGGCTTGCCGCTGCCCGGTGTCGAGATCGCGATCAAGGATGACGCGGGCCGTAGTCTTGCAGTGGGCGAGGCCGGCGAGATCTGCATCAAAGGGCCGAACGTGATGACCGGCTACTACCTGCAGCCGGAAGAAACTCGCATGGCGTTTACCGATGACGGATTCATGCGGACCGGCGACATCGGCGCTATGGACGATCGCGGCTACACCCGCATCATCGATCGCAAGAAAGACATGATCCTGGTCAGCGGCTTCAACGTGTACCCCAACGAACTGGAGAACGTGATCTCGTTGTGCCCTGGCGTATTGGAGTGCGCAGCCATTGGAGTCGCGGACGACAAGCAGGGCGAAGCCATCAAGGTGTTCGTAGTGAGAAGCGACCCGGTCTTGACCGAGGAGGATGTCGCCAGCTACTGCCGCCAGAAGCTCACCGGCTACAAGCTGCCGCGCCACATCGAATTTCGCGACGAACTGCCCAAGAGCAACGTCGGCAAGATCCTGCGGCGGGAGCTGCGCTCGACGAAGCAGGCTTGA
- a CDS encoding helix-turn-helix transcriptional regulator: MDTTTGGEALRAPDARWGSPALLDLVLDELAYGVAVATGEGELLHANHAARHELGRRRAMALHNGRLRVRVPEDARVLQEALAKAVDGKRSLITLGSAEAGRVSLAVVPVRRDPAAGQAHAALLFSRPSVCGSLMLFFFARSHSLTSTEENVLAILCQGYSAPEVAEQLHVAVSTVRSHVRSLCAKTRSSGVRELVNRVAMLPPVAPALLCEAMH; the protein is encoded by the coding sequence ATGGATACGACGACGGGAGGGGAGGCGCTGCGCGCGCCCGATGCGAGGTGGGGCTCGCCGGCATTGCTGGACCTCGTGCTCGACGAGCTGGCGTACGGCGTCGCTGTCGCCACCGGCGAGGGCGAGCTGCTCCACGCCAACCACGCCGCCCGCCACGAGCTGGGCCGGCGACGCGCAATGGCATTGCACAACGGGCGTCTGCGTGTGCGCGTTCCGGAAGACGCCCGGGTGCTGCAGGAAGCCCTGGCCAAGGCGGTGGACGGCAAGCGCAGCCTGATCACGCTGGGCAGCGCCGAGGCCGGTCGGGTGAGCCTGGCCGTGGTGCCGGTGCGGCGCGATCCTGCGGCGGGGCAGGCCCACGCTGCCTTGCTGTTCTCGCGTCCGTCGGTCTGCGGATCGCTGATGCTGTTCTTCTTCGCCCGCAGCCATTCGCTGACCTCCACCGAGGAAAACGTGCTCGCCATCCTGTGCCAGGGCTACTCGGCTCCCGAGGTGGCCGAGCAGCTCCACGTGGCGGTATCGACGGTGCGCAGCCACGTGCGCAGCCTGTGCGCCAAGACGCGTTCGAGCGGCGTGCGCGAGCTGGTGAACCGGGTCGCGATGCTGCCGCCGGTCGCGCCGGCCTTGCTGTGCGAGGCGATGCACTGA
- a CDS encoding esterase/lipase family protein — MPSKSSVALLQQATTLGLLGAALAWLLLVWDHSRAGAVAGALALMLVHAAVLGVEFLLLPLARRGDPAPRASLAQLAGAWLREVGVASRVFAWRQPFAWRKEPDRLQGRPGATGILFVHGFLCNRGFWTPWLREARSRGHAFIAVNLEPAFGSIDDYGRTIDQAVARLQQATGRPPLLVCHSMGGLAARAWLRTSRNVDRVAHVVTIGTPHHGTWLARFSRMPNGRQMRIGGDWLLAMGALDPQAARLFTCWYTNCDNIVLPPSTATLPGADNRLLAGAAHVDLAFRPALMQEVFALVGRT, encoded by the coding sequence ATGCCTTCGAAGTCCAGCGTTGCGCTGCTCCAGCAAGCCACGACGCTGGGCTTGCTGGGAGCGGCCCTGGCCTGGCTGCTCCTGGTCTGGGACCACTCGCGGGCCGGGGCCGTCGCCGGCGCGCTGGCCCTGATGCTGGTCCACGCGGCTGTGCTGGGCGTCGAGTTCCTGCTGCTGCCGCTGGCCCGGCGCGGCGACCCGGCGCCGAGGGCCAGCTTGGCCCAACTGGCGGGCGCCTGGCTGCGCGAGGTGGGGGTCGCCAGCCGGGTGTTCGCATGGCGCCAGCCCTTCGCGTGGCGCAAGGAACCCGATCGATTGCAGGGGCGTCCCGGTGCCACCGGCATCCTTTTCGTGCATGGATTCCTGTGCAACCGCGGCTTCTGGACGCCCTGGCTGCGCGAGGCCCGATCGCGCGGACACGCCTTCATCGCAGTCAACCTCGAGCCGGCGTTCGGCTCCATTGACGACTACGGCAGGACCATCGACCAGGCGGTGGCCCGATTGCAGCAAGCCACCGGGCGGCCGCCGCTGCTGGTGTGCCACAGCATGGGCGGGCTGGCCGCGCGCGCCTGGCTGCGGACCAGCCGCAACGTGGATCGGGTGGCGCACGTGGTCACCATCGGCACACCTCACCACGGCACCTGGCTGGCCCGCTTCAGCCGCATGCCCAACGGGCGCCAGATGCGCATCGGCGGCGACTGGCTGCTGGCGATGGGCGCGTTGGACCCGCAGGCCGCGCGCCTCTTCACCTGCTGGTACACCAACTGCGACAACATCGTTCTTCCGCCGTCCACGGCGACCTTGCCGGGGGCCGACAACCGCTTGCTGGCGGGGGCCGCTCACGTCGACCTGGCTTTCCGGCCGGCCCTGATGCAGGAAGTGTTCGCGTTGGTCGGGCGCACCTGA
- a CDS encoding FFLEELY motif protein, whose amino-acid sequence MEAARSIRDAVAAVTSLRQSAGGDHRLQEALVQVKRLQSSRFAGTYADLLQGGVYAPAAAFFLEELYGDKDYARRDEQFARIAGAIETLFPAHVSDTAASLARLHAMTEDLDLQMARLWLRSAPQEPPARRYVAAWRELGRRQERVDQLDSVIRLGEELARLTRAPGLRTMLRMMRGPASAAGLGALQHFLEAGFDTFAGMARQRGAVEHFLATVRQREEALFTLLFEQDLAESESALARILGQAP is encoded by the coding sequence ATGGAAGCCGCCCGCAGCATCCGCGATGCCGTTGCCGCCGTCACGAGCCTGAGGCAGTCGGCGGGCGGGGACCACCGGTTGCAGGAGGCGCTGGTACAGGTCAAGCGGCTGCAATCCAGCCGCTTCGCCGGCACCTACGCGGACCTGCTGCAGGGTGGCGTCTATGCCCCTGCCGCCGCGTTCTTCCTCGAGGAGTTGTACGGCGACAAGGATTACGCACGGCGCGACGAGCAGTTCGCCCGGATTGCCGGCGCCATTGAAACGCTGTTTCCAGCGCATGTGAGCGACACCGCCGCCTCCCTGGCGCGGTTGCACGCCATGACGGAGGATCTGGACCTGCAGATGGCGCGACTCTGGCTGCGCAGCGCCCCGCAGGAACCACCGGCCAGGCGGTACGTAGCGGCCTGGCGCGAGCTGGGGCGCCGGCAGGAGAGGGTCGATCAGCTCGATTCGGTGATCCGGCTCGGGGAAGAGCTCGCGCGGCTCACGCGCGCGCCGGGGCTGCGGACCATGCTGCGCATGATGCGGGGTCCGGCGTCGGCCGCCGGTCTGGGCGCGCTGCAGCACTTTCTGGAAGCCGGCTTCGACACATTCGCCGGCATGGCCCGCCAGCGCGGCGCCGTCGAGCATTTTCTGGCGACGGTCCGACAGCGGGAGGAGGCGCTGTTCACGCTCTTGTTTGAGCAGGACCTGGCCGAAAGCGAGTCGGCGTTGGCGCGCATCCTAGGACAAGCCCCGTAG